DNA sequence from the Tachysurus fulvidraco isolate hzauxx_2018 chromosome 1, HZAU_PFXX_2.0, whole genome shotgun sequence genome:
CAGGTTTGTCGACGATGCCTTACCTTTCAGTTCGTCTCTAGCGAAGAAGGCGGCCAGACAGTCCTGCAGCGTGACCACCGGGCCCCAGAACCAGCTATTATCAACAAAACCCAAGaagaaatcattaaaatatgGAAGCCTATGATTTATACCGGATGTGATGGAGCAACGACGACACCGAACCGTGTGCCGGAGAGCGGCtgctatatacagtaagtgtgtactgtatgtgtatgagcaCCTCTTGATGTACTCGAGGACGAAGGCGATCCAGCCCTGAGGAGCGTAAGCCTCGCCGCACGAACCCGCCTTCACCAGCGACGTTTGATGAGTAGCAGAGTGAAGCTTGGCGAGATCCTCTTTCCCGGGAATGGGCAGGGAAATGTCCTGAAAGTTCTCCAGAGTCACAGAGACCTGAGAAGAACAGAGCGTACTACTAAGGCCAGGTCGACCACGGCGGACGCGGTTACGCGTGTCGGCGAGACTCACCCTGTCGCAGGTCAGACACTGCACCGAGCTCACGATGGTGCCGTCAAAAATGTCCGAGATGATGCTGCGGTATTTCCTCTGCCGCTTGCTCTTTGGCGGCGCAAATACGTTCACTGTTCCAgtcacaaacacgcacaaatCCAAACTCGTcgataaaacagctacttttttttttttttaaattccagtttcttttttttaagacttACTTTTCTTGTGAGCTGCATTGAGGTTCGGCCACACCGGGTTGGATTTGGGCGGGCTGCAGGACAGTTTGGACCCGATGTTCTCGCTGGCACTCGGGCTCTGGGTCCAGCCACTGCTGCTGATCTGGATCTCTGAGTTAgtgtctgaagaaaaaaaaagacaaactagCTGTAAGACAAGTGGACGTCACCTGGACCCCTTGACCAATCGGATTTGAGAACCGAAAGCAGCTGACCCGTGGCTTTGCCGTGTTTCATGGCTCCCTGGCTGCTGGCGATGCCGGCCATGTCCTCGTCCTTGTCCGGGTCGGCTCGGTGCAGCTCGTTGATCATGTTCTTCTCCTTCTGACGCTCTCGGCTCGCTTTCTCCTCGTCTGTGATGAGCATGTCTGCTTCGTTAACATCGAGGGCTTCGTTCGGCTCCGAGGGCTCGTTTGGCTCGTCCTCGTGCgcccctgtgctctgattcTGGTCCTCAGGTTCTTCTATGGGCTCCTTGAGCTCTTCATGGAGCTGGTCCATCAGGCAGCGTAGGAACTCTTGAGAATCCtgaacagagacacacgcagatGCTAGCAGAGTTACAGCTAGTGATGAGCGTGATGGCGTCAATGACCATGTCCGTGTTAGTTTTGGAATAAGTCTTGGATGCTATTGAAGAGCACGTGTTCAGTATCCTGATGAATACACAATTATTTCATATTTGCTACAAATTTACATCAGATAAACTTCAGATAAactgctaaacacacacacaaaaaaaaaaaccccacacagtCTCTTACACTGGATGCATGCAAGAGGGTTCAAAAGTCCTGGAGGATTGTTTACATCATAACATCAGCTATCAGCTTTTATCGACTGGATAAACACATAAGACATGTGATCCTTATCAGGGCACAGCAGTTCTCTCACTCGTTATCGGGTCACCGACTTTTAGTTGGACGGCTTCGTTATAGACCTCCTGCAGATCGACGTCTTCGGGGGTTGGAAACGATTAAAGATCAAGGCTCAGTCAAAACTGAGAACTAGTTTGTTTATTACGCCACCGATCAGGCGGTTTATTGTCACCCGACTTTTTACCAGGTAGAGTTTATAAACTCTCAGTTGAGACCCCATACCACAGACCTTTAAAGGATCTTTACAATCTGGTGTAGCTGCAGGCTTTcatccacacatacagtaaggcTAAAGACCCCTGCGAGTCGATATAGAAGACGTCTCAATGCTCAGTCGCTATGTATCGCTCATAATGGGACTTCTAATAGCACCGGAAAGACTTAAAGGTTTCACACCAAAGGGGGGTGAATACTTTCACCTTTAAGAAGTCAGGAACCTGGTAGAAGACACACCTGTTGGGAGTAACCTCGAAACATGGGATTAACGGCTTTGATGCCCTGGAACAGGTTGGTTGGGACGACGTAGGAaggcctgcacacacacacacacgcacacacacattatcactCTGGAAAATGATTCACAGGAGAATTCAAGCAAGAAATTTCATGAAAATCTAAAAGTCTGTAGCCTGTAGCCGTCACTTAGTCGTTTTCAGCGCTCGCTTTGCCttatatggagttttgtgggtgtggctacaATCAGGTAAATCAGCCGTGCTTTAAAAAGGTTGATGTATTTTCCTACCTGTTTTTGTGCCACAGGTCTGTAACGAGCTTCTGGTAGCTTTTACACAGCGCCGGCTTCTTGTCTGTTCGGACCAGACCGTCACATTCGGTGAAGAACTGAGTGAGGGGAGGACTGAAAGACAATAAAGAAGAAACACAGCCTGGTGACGACCTGAAGGCGTGCTCTGTAATGACACAATGAATAACTACTTTATTGACCAGTTGCTTTAGAGCAAAAGACATCACAGTGCTTCTGTGGAGAAATAAAGTATACCAGTTGGACAGCGCCTGCAGAGCTGCGTTCATGTAGCAGGTGTTGCCGATGTTTTTCAGGCCGGTCAGACCTGTGGGGGAGCAGCGTCGGCGTTAATCAGGGTTTAAATCGTGTCCGGGAGCAGAAGATAAACATGTAGCTCGATTGTGACGTTCGATTGTTACGCTCACTGATTACAAACattacttaaaggtggggtctccgttgtttgaaagccagtgttgacatttgaaatcaccaaaacaaacacgcacctaacccaaataggtcccacccctgtatcgatagctccgcccacacatacatacgtaacccaggcgactaacagaaagaaatgtgtctttatcgtagctgaagggaaaaacaatatgattgcagataaacaaacaagcaaaaatgacacacgagcataatcatgtaaaggacaaaggcatatattagttctgtgtaacaaagcaaaaccaacgttactcacctatcgagaaggaaaaaagcgcctcggcgtcttaagtaaagtcagccgcatattcacagatcggagtttcccgagtcaataactcctaatttgttttgatttttgagTTTACTGaggcatttctcaaacaacggagaccccacctttaatgttcgTTTTATCCGTTTACGAGGATTTATAGAAtctgaccaatcggatttgAGAACGTTTAGCATAATCGTACAACGcggctgttttgttttgctaggTTTCTGACATACCTCTAGTCTTCATGTCGTCTTCTTCTTCCGTCTCCATATCCAGGTCTTCGGGGACTCCGGCTGCTGGTGCTCTCAGAGTGGCAGGGCCGCACAGGACGCCAGGATCCTGATAGCACAGGGTTACACGCAATTAATCAACCAAAACTGAAAGTAAACGTAAGACGACATTAGAGCGTCATACTGAGCGCATAGACGGTGGGTGGAGGTTACCTGGTCAGGCAGCGTGACAGGTGAGATGGGTTTGGCGGTGCCAGTGGGCGGGGTTACGGGGCCCAGCTTCCTGTCCAAGAAAACTTCCTTTAAACAGGCATAACACCAAACCCTCAGCGTGGTCAGATTCACCGTCAGGTTGTGCTGCGTCTcctgaaaaaaagacagagggatTTAGACTTGGGAGAAatttttggaaatgtttttagCCCAAACTGCATTTATTAGAGGGGTCATGTGGTGCCTTCCGTATAGaatcactgcagtgtgtgtgctgcagttTTATTACACCGATACATACACTCAGTTCTGTTCCCAAACATTCCCAAAATCAAATTCCCAATTCCGTGGTCCACCATTCCGTCTTCTCCAGGAAAAGGGAgcatatggtgtgtgtgtgtgtgtgtgtgtgtgtgtttgtgcgtgtgtgtgcggtgGGCAGTGTGTTAGTGAAGTGGGGTGTGGTAGGGTCTCCAGCTATGCGTACACACTCGCGTACACACTCGTGTACACAGTGCAGCGCAGAAGCCACTACATTATTCATGCTGGCGGATTAGCTTTTTCCTGCTCCTTCCATTTgtgggctaaaaaaaaaatacaatctgACCATCTGTTTCTGAAGGGCATGAAATATTCAGAAGCAGACTGGCTAAAGGCTTTAGCAAAGTGATTTATCTTTAATCACAGCTCTGAAAAGTCAGCTTTCAAAGCAAAGACTGGTGCAGGGCAgagttttatttccttattgGTTGTGCCCGAGATAAAGGCGGCGTCTTGAGTAACTCAAGCGATCGTGATATGAAAGCCGAACGTCTGACTCGTCCCTAATTAAAAAGCGCCTTTCCGCTCTTTTCCCCAATAAACAACAGATGTTCTTGGCTTGTCCCTAGCGACACACCGATGTTCTGACTTCTCTCATTCCAGATGTTCTAACTCATCCCTCGTAATCAATCAGCAGATGCTCCAACTCATCCCTAACTGTCAGCAGATGTTGGCAAACTAAATTCTGAAACTAAGCCCTCATGCTTTAACTCAGCTCCCActgctgtgcatgtgtgtgtgtgtgtgtgtgtgtgtgtgtgtgtgtgtgtgtgtggactttaaACCCATGTGCAGTGAAACTGAAAGGATCACACACCTGAGAGTGGACCGTGCTGTGGTCAGCGTGAGACTCTCCACATCCGACATAAGCACATCCATTCTGGAAGGAAAACAAACGTACACAAACATAGTTATCATTTCCATTCAATCTTacaaagggtgccaatatttctgaAGTCTACtatatgatctttttttttttttaatcacttacTTCCAGACAGGCCCAGAGGTTTGGTCCACCAACACTGCAGTCCTGGCACTGGCCCTGAAATCACACAGTGACGTCAGCGATAATACACACGAGCGAAGGAGTAAACGTTTATTTATCTGGTTTATTTGTTGCAGCTCAACATTAAATGTTCACTGACACACTGGTGAGACTCACATGAGACTTTTGGATGAGCTCATCTTTAGTGATCTCTCCAACACACTCCAGGTGCGGACAATCACAGCTCGAGGCAGCCAGCATCACTCTATCACTgctgagagggagagagggagggagagagagagagagtcagagagatacagacagtgagagagggagagagagtcagagagatacagacagagagagagggagagagagagagagtcagagagagagagagacagagatacagaaagagagagagagacacagacaaagagagagtcagagagagagagtcagagagatacagagagagagagagagagagagagatacagagagacagacagacagagagatacagacagacagagagagagagagatacagagagacagacagacagagagacagacagacagagagacagacagagagacaaacagagagagaaagaggggaatAGTAAGTCAGAGAGGCAGTTAGAGGCAGGAGACAGAACAGTGAGTCAGTGTTGCTGAAACTTGGACCTTACAGTTAGACAATAGAATCACTTATTTCTCCAGATAAGAGACAGGAGACGTTGGACCTGGAGCcctggtgcattgtgggatatttCTGTACCTGTGACTGTGGTGCTTTAACATAAGGACATAAATCTGAGGAGGAAACATTCAAGGCAAAGACA
Encoded proteins:
- the usp33 gene encoding ubiquitin carboxyl-terminal hydrolase 33 isoform X2 produces the protein MLAASSCDCPHLECVGEITKDELIQKSHGQCQDCSVGGPNLWACLENGCAYVGCGESHADHSTVHSQETQHNLTVNLTTLRVWCYACLKEVFLDRKLGPVTPPTGTAKPISPVTLPDQDPGVLCGPATLRAPAAGVPEDLDMETEEEDDMKTRGLTGLKNIGNTCYMNAALQALSNCPPLTQFFTECDGLVRTDKKPALCKSYQKLVTDLWHKNRPSYVVPTNLFQGIKAVNPMFRGYSQQDSQEFLRCLMDQLHEELKEPIEEPEDQNQSTGAHEDEPNEPSEPNEALDVNEADMLITDEEKASRERQKEKNMINELHRADPDKDEDMAGIASSQGAMKHGKATDTNSEIQISSSGWTQSPSASENIGSKLSCSPPKSNPVWPNLNAAHKKMNVFAPPKSKRQRKYRSIISDIFDGTIVSSVQCLTCDRVSVTLENFQDISLPIPGKEDLAKLHSATHQTSLVKAGSCGEAYAPQGWIAFVLEYIKSWFWGPVVTLQDCLAAFFARDELKGDNMYSCEKCKKLRNGVKFCKVKSLPEILCVHLKRFRHELMFSTKISTHVSFPLDGLDLQPFLAKDSSAQTTTYDLLSVICHHGTAGSGHYVAYCRNDLNHMWYEFDDQSVTEVSESCVQNAEAYVLFYKKSSEETQKERRRITALLNMTEPSLLQFYVSRQWLTKSRTFAEPGPISNRDFLCAHGGVPPHKAAYIDDLVVMLPQNVWDHLYSRYGGGPAVNHLYVCHTCQMEIEKLEKRCKNELDMFVRLNKAFQEEESPLVIYCISMQWFREWEAFVKGKDNDPPGPIDNSKIAVNKNGHVTLKQGADSGQISEETWNFLHSIHGGGPTVTVRPSVNHQDQDSSQAEEKIAVDTRAL
- the usp33 gene encoding ubiquitin carboxyl-terminal hydrolase 33 isoform X1 codes for the protein MLAASSCDCPHLECVGEITKDELIQKSHGQCQDCSVGGPNLWACLENGCAYVGCGESHADHSTVHSQETQHNLTVNLTTLRVWCYACLKEVFLDRKLGPVTPPTGTAKPISPVTLPDQDPGVLCGPATLRAPAAGVPEDLDMETEEEDDMKTRGLTGLKNIGNTCYMNAALQALSNWYTLFLHRSTVMSFALKQLVNKVVIHCVITEHAFRSSPGCVSSLLSFSPPLTQFFTECDGLVRTDKKPALCKSYQKLVTDLWHKNRPSYVVPTNLFQGIKAVNPMFRGYSQQDSQEFLRCLMDQLHEELKEPIEEPEDQNQSTGAHEDEPNEPSEPNEALDVNEADMLITDEEKASRERQKEKNMINELHRADPDKDEDMAGIASSQGAMKHGKATDTNSEIQISSSGWTQSPSASENIGSKLSCSPPKSNPVWPNLNAAHKKMNVFAPPKSKRQRKYRSIISDIFDGTIVSSVQCLTCDRVSVTLENFQDISLPIPGKEDLAKLHSATHQTSLVKAGSCGEAYAPQGWIAFVLEYIKSWFWGPVVTLQDCLAAFFARDELKGDNMYSCEKCKKLRNGVKFCKVKSLPEILCVHLKRFRHELMFSTKISTHVSFPLDGLDLQPFLAKDSSAQTTTYDLLSVICHHGTAGSGHYVAYCRNDLNHMWYEFDDQSVTEVSESCVQNAEAYVLFYKKSSEETQKERRRITALLNMTEPSLLQFYVSRQWLTKSRTFAEPGPISNRDFLCAHGGVPPHKAAYIDDLVVMLPQNVWDHLYSRYGGGPAVNHLYVCHTCQMEIEKLEKRCKNELDMFVRLNKAFQEEESPLVIYCISMQWFREWEAFVKGKDNDPPGPIDNSKIAVNKNGHVTLKQGADSGQISEETWNFLHSIHGGGPTVTVRPSVNHQDQDSSQAEEKIAVDTRAL